The Musa acuminata AAA Group cultivar baxijiao chromosome BXJ1-3, Cavendish_Baxijiao_AAA, whole genome shotgun sequence genome window below encodes:
- the LOC135614820 gene encoding upstream activation factor subunit UAF30-like — protein sequence MVVGQQARKAMLGECPKKVARLIDLVNLPSNLREFAGGQSQMAHLSFFIRVWSHIKTHNLQDPNNKNLVNCDDKLKSILLGKTQVELSKLPMLINLHFPKPSK from the exons ATGGTGGTGGGGCAGCAGGCGAGGAAGGCGATGCTGGGCGAGTGTCCGAAGAAGGTGGCACGGCTGATCGACCTGGTCAACCTGCCGTCCAACCTCAGGGAGTTCGCCGGTGGCCAATCCCAGATGGCTCATCTCAGCTTCTTCATCCGCGTCTGGTCACATATCAAGACCCACAACCTACAG GATCCAAACAATAAGAACTTAGTCAATTGCGATGACAAGTTGAAGAGCATATTGTTGGGCAAAACTCAAGTAGAGCTGTCCAAACTTCCAATGCTAATCAATCTTCATTTCCCGAAACCATCAAAGTGA
- the LOC135614811 gene encoding cyclin-D3-2-like — translation MEAVLPLAEDDWVEVLRSLAAKEGESSLELELASDDGGGCYLRSARKDAVEWVSRAAARHAFSPLTAVLAVNYLDRCFLSRAAGGGLRLQDDKPWMGRLAAVACLSLAAKVEETRVPLLLDLQAEEGKYVFEPRTIRRMELLVLAALRWRMNPVTPLSFIHHLLPRLRSKDKNANTDPSAATGIATARRCEAALLSAIADWRWVQFPSSVWAAAALLQASAVAAQESHCLISLLNVPMAKVEECHQLMLESASAAITGHKRKHSSSVFHYCSSPPSPIGVVGSCFGSESSSDSQAMRPPSPAAHPLQKQINGSERGRC, via the exons atggAAGCAGTGCTGCCGCTTGCCGAGGACGATTGGGTGGAGGTGCTTCGTTCTCTCGCGGCCAAGGAAGGGGAGTCCTCGCTCGAGCTCGAGCTCGCCAGTGACGATGGCGGCGGCTGCTACCTCCGGTCGGCGAGGAAGGATGCGGTGGAGTGGGTGTCGCGCGCTGCGGCGCGCCACGCCTTCTCCCCCCTCACGGCGGTCCTCGCCGTGAACTACCTCGACCGCTGCTTCCTCTCCCGCGCCGCGGGCGGTGGGCTCCGGCTCCAAGACGACAAGCCATGGATGGGGCGTCTTGCGGCCGTCGCTTGCCTCTCCCTGGCGGCAAAGGTGGAGGAGACGCGCGTCCCTCTCCTGCTCGATCTCCAAGCAGAGGAGGGGAAGTACGTGTTCGAGCCGAGGACCATAAGGCGGATGGAGCTTCTGGTTCTCGCCGCCCTCCGCTGGAGGATGAATCCCGTCACCCCCCTCTCATTCATCCACCACCTACTCCCCCGCCTCCGTTCTAAGGATAAGAACGCCAACACCGATCCCTCCGCCGCCACCGGCATTGCCACGGCTCGGAGGTGTGAAGCGGCTCTCCTGTCGGCAATAGCTG ATTGGAGATGGGTTCAGTTTCCTTCATCGGTCTGGGCAGCGGCGGCACTACTCCAAGCGTCCGCGGTGGCGGCTCAAGAAAGCCACTGCCTCATCTCCCTCCTCAACGTCCCAATG GCAAAAGTGGAAGAATGCCATCAGCTAATGCTGGAATCAGCGAGcgccgccattaccggacacaagCGCAAGCATTCGTCTTCCGTTTTCCACTACTGTTCATCGCCACCGAGCCCCATTGGGGTGGTCGGCTCCTGCTTCGGCAGCGAGAGCTCAAGCGACTCCCAGGCGATGCGGCCGCCATCACCCGCGGCACATCCTCTCCAGAAGCAGATCAATGGCAGTGAGAGAGGAAGGTGTTGA
- the LOC135614806 gene encoding oryzain alpha chain-like, whose protein sequence is MASTACLAALLLVLFGLASAASDMSIISYDEEHGVKGLERSKEEMRRMYEGWLIKHGRTYNALGEMERRFEIFKDNLRFIDAHNAEADAGLHRYRLGLNRFADLTNDEYRAGFIGARPRGAARRNRVPSDRYRLGDGEELPESVDWRAKGAVAAVKDQGYCGSCWAFSTVGAVEGINQIVTGELITLSEQELVDCDNSYNMGCNGGLMDYAFEFIINNGGIDTEDDYPYKARNGMCDQNKKNAKVVSIDGYEDVPQNDEKALQKAVVNQPVSVAIEAGGRAFQLYQSGIFTGRCGTRLDHGVVVVGYGSDNGKDYWIVRNSWGGDWGEAGYIRMERNIKASTGKCGIAMEPSYPIKKGKNPPHPGPSPPSPVSPPTVCDEYYSCPPATTCCCLYEYGSYCFAWGCCPLEAAICCDDHFSCCPHDYPACNVGAGTCQISKDNPLGVKALVRTPAKPLWAFSEKNNVTLTLRL, encoded by the exons ATGGCTTCGACAGCCTGCCTCGCCGCCCTCCTGCTCGTCCTCTTCGGGCTCGCGTCCGCTGCGTCGGACATGTCCATCATCTCCTACGACGAGGAGCACGGCGTCAAGGGTCTAGAGCGCAGCAAGGAGGAGATGCGGCGGATGTACGAGGGCTGGCTGATCAAGCACGGCCGGACGTACAACGCGCTTGGCGAGATGGAGAGGCGGTTCGAGATCTTCAAGGACAACCTCCGCTTCATCGACGCCCACAACGCCGAAGCCGACGCCGGCCTGCACCGGTACCGCCTCGGCCTCAACCGCTTCGCCGACCTCACCAACGACGAGTACCGGGCCGGTTTCATCGGTGCCAGACCCCGCGGCGCCGCCCGCAGAAACCGCGTGCCCAGCGACCGGTACCGTCTCGGCGACGGTGAGGAGCTGCCAGAATCCGTTGACTGGAGAGCGAAGGGAGCCGTCGCCGCCGTCAAGGACCAAGGCTACTGCG GGAGTTGCTGGGCGTTCTCGACAGTTGGTGCAGTGGAAGGGATCAATCAGATCGTGACAGGGGAGCTGATAACACTGTCAGAGCAGGAGCTGGTGGATTGTGACAACTCCTACAATATGGGCTGCAACGGTGGCCTCATGGACTATGCCTTTGAGTTCATCATCAACAATGGCGGCATCGACACTGAAGACGACTACCCCTACAAGGCCCGTAACGGCATGTGTGACCAAAACAAG AAGAATGCCAAGGTCGTCTCCATCGATGGGTATGAAGATGTCCCGCAGAACGATGAGAAGGCCCTGCAGAAGGCTGTTGTGAACCAGCCTGTTAGTGTTGCTATTGAAGCGGGTGGCAGGGCGTTCCAACTCTACCAATCG GGTATATTTACTGGAAGATGCGGGACTAGGCTGGACCATGGTGTTGTAGTTGTAGGCTATGGCAGCGATAATGGCAAGGACTACTGGATTGTGAGGAACTCATGGGGAGGAGACTGGGGAGAGGCTGGCTACATCAGGATGGAGCGTAACATAAAGGCATCCACTGGCAAATGCGGTATCGCTATGGAACCATCTTACCCGATAAAGAAGGGCAAGAACCCACCCCACCCTGGTCCATCCCCTCCCTCTCCGGTGAGCCCACCAACTGTCTGTGACGAGTACTACTCCTGCCCACCAGCCACCACCTGCTGTTGTCTCTATGAGTATGGCAGCTACTGCTTTGCGTGGGGGTGCTGCCCTCTGGAGGCGGCGATCTGCTGCGATGATCACTTCAGCTGCTGCCCTCATGACTACCCTGCTTGCAATGTTGGAGCTGGAACCTGTCAAATA AGCAAAGACAATCCACTAGGAGTGAAGGCTCTTGTGCGCACACCTGCGAAACCCCTCTGGGCTTTCTCGGAGAAGAATAATGTTACACTAACATTACGACTTTGA
- the LOC135635833 gene encoding pollen-specific leucine-rich repeat extensin-like protein 4 translates to MALLEKGSLPNDFMFDVEIGVAITNPHLHRAYVTLRVSPNVYGYHGVLCTVMPNDPLVKVITSIDLNDVDIVGYLLVELNLLIDITSSSSTLIASTISSPKISRLKLLHELDANNNRFVGPFPNIALHLLSIKYLNLWFNDFEGVQSLILFDKELDVIFLNDDHFSSQVSDNFGNSKTFVVIIANNKIHGCLSSSIGKMAATLNELILTNKFSRFNQNFLLPIGCSKG, encoded by the exons ATGGCCCTCTTGGAGAAGGGAAGCCTCCCTAATGACTTCATGTTTGATGTCGAGATCGGTGTCGCCATCACCAATCCCCACCTCCATCGTGCCTATGTCACTCTGAGG GTCAGTCCCAATGTGTACGGCTATCATGGTGTCTTATGCACTGTGATGCCTAACGACCCCTTGGTCAAAGTCATCACTAGTATCGACCTTAATGATGTCGATATTGTCGGGTACCTCCTCGTAGAGCTCAACCTCTTGATTGACATCACCTCCTCCTCATCAACTCTAATCGCTTCTACGATATCTTCCCCCAAAATATCTCGTCTCAAACTCCTCCACGAGCTCGACGCTAATAACAATCGCTTCGTCGGCCCATTCCCAAACATTGCCCTTCACCTTCTATCGATTAAGTACCTCAACCTTTGGTTCAATGACTTCGAGGGAGTGCAGTCGTTGATACTCTTCGATAAGGAGCTCGACGTCATATTCTTGAATGATGACCATTTTAGCTCTCAGGTGTCTGACAACTTCGGCAATTCCAAAACTTTTGTCGTCATCATCGCTAACAACAAGATCCATGGTTGTCTTTCAAGCAGCATCGGTAAGATGGCTGCCACCCTCAATGAGCTCATTCTGACGAACAAGTTTTcgagatttaatcaaaattttcttctcccaATAGGTTGTTCAAAAGGATAG
- the LOC135614796 gene encoding very-long-chain aldehyde decarbonylase GL1-2-like — MAAPLSSWPWASLGIYKYVLCGPLVAMAAREWRDGRAGGWWLHLLLLFVLRSLTYQLWYSFANMLFLTRTRRVIKDGVEFKQIDSEWDWDNFLILQALLGSVVLCRAPSFEDLPLLQLKGCVIALVLHVGVSEPLFYMAHRCFHRGYLFTHYHSIHHSSPVPQPITAGFGTLLENLVLSAAMAAPLLGPFATGHGSASLAYGYVLVFDFLRCMGYSNVEVLPSRLFEALPALRYLLYSPTYLSLHHKEKNCNFCLFMPLFDFLGKTANNKSWDLQKEISSGKKDRAPDFVFLAHVIDVFSSMHVPFVFRSLSSMPFINYIFLPVFWPIAFLFMLFQWAFSKTFLLSFYTLRGRLHQTWIVPRYGFQYFLPFAREGINDQIELAILRADKLGVKVLSLAALNKNESLNGGGTLFISKHPDLRVRVVHGNTLTAAIILNEIPMDVKEVFLTGATSKLGRAIALYLCRKNIRVLMLTLSTERFVKIQKEVPADYQHHLVQVTKYQAAQNCKTWIVGKWLLLREQRWAPPGTHFHQFVVPPVIGFRRDCTYGNLAAMRLPKDVQGLGSCEYTMERGIVHACHAGGIVHCLEGWTHHEVGAIDVDRIDVVWNAALKHGLQPV, encoded by the exons ATGGCTGCTCCTTTGTCTTCCTGGCCCTGGGCGAGCTTGGGAATCTACAAG TATGTGTTATGTGGACCTCTTGTCGCCATGGCTGCCCGCGAATGGAGGGATGGGAGAGCAGGCGGGTGGTGGCTGCACCTTCTGCTACTCTTCGTCCTCAGAAGCCTCACGTACCAGCTATGGTACTCCTTCGCCAACATGCTCTTCCTCACCCGGACGCGTCGGGTGATCAAAGACGGCGTCGAGTTCAAGCAGATCGACAGTGAGTGGGACTG GGATAActtcctcatcctccaagctctcCTCGGATCCGTCGTCTTGTGTCGTGCTCCATCCTTCGAAGACCTCCCTCTTCTGCAGCTCAAGGGGTGCGTCATCGCTCTGGTCCTCCATGTGGGGGTCTCCGAGCCTTTGTTCTACATGGCGCACAGGTGCTTCCACAGAGGCTACCTCTTCACCCACTACCACTCCATCCACCACTCCTCGCCGGTGCCACAGCCCATTACAG CCGGGTTTGGCACGCTATTGGAGAACCTCGTCCTGAGTGCGGCGATGGCGGCGCCGCTGCTTGGGCCGTTCGCCACGGGGCATGGCTCCGCGAGCTTGGCGTATGGCTACGTCCTCGTCTTCGACTTCCTGCGGTGCATGGGATACAGCAACGTGGAGGTGTTGCCTTCCAGGCTCTTCGAGGCCCTACCCGCCCTCAGATACCTTCTCTACTCCCCTAC GTATCTGAGTCTCCACCACAAGGAGAAGAACTGCAACTTCTGCCTTTTCATGCCTCTGTTTGATTTCCTGGGGAAGACAGCAAACAACAAGTCATGGGACTTGCAGAAGGAGATCAGCTCAG GGAAGAAGGACCGAGCACCTGACTTTGTCTTCCTCGCGCACGTAATCGATGTCTTCTCTTCCATGCACGTACCCTTCGTGTTCCGATCCCTCTCCTCGATGCCCTTCATCAACTACATCTTTTTGCCGGTGTTTTGGCCGATCGCGTTCCTGTTTATGCTCTTCCAGTGGGCGTTCTCCAAGACCTTCTTGCTCTCATTCTACACCCTAAGAGGTCGTCTGCACCAGACATGGATAGTCCCCAGATACGGGTTTCAG TACTTCTTGCCATTCGCCAGAGAGGGCATCAATGATCAGATCGAGCTCGCAATACTGAGAGCTGACAAGCTGGGCGTGAAGGTCCTCAGTCTTGCAGCATTGAACAAG AACGAATCACTTAATGGTGGTGGCACGTTGTTCATTAGCAAGCATCCTGATCTGAGAGTTCGAGTTGTCCATGGCAACACCCTGACGGCAGCCATCATCCTCAACGAGATCCCCATGGATGTGAAAGAGGTGTTCTTGACAGGGGCTACATCGAAGCTGGGAAGAGCCATTGCGCTCTATCTCTGCAGGAAGAACATCCGAGTCCTG ATGCTGACTCTATCGACTGAGAGGTTTGTCAAGATCCAGAAGGAGGTCCCAGCAGACTACCAGCACCATCTGGTTCAAGTCACCAAGTATCAAGCGGCACAAAATTGCAAG ACATGGATCGTTGGGAAGTGGCTGTTGCTGAGGGAGCAGCGGTGGGCACCGCCCGGCACACACTTCCACCAGTTCGTGGTGCCTCCGGTCATCGGCTTCAGGCGGGACTGCACCTATGGGAATCTGGCCGCCATGAGGCTTCCCAAGGATGTCCAGGGACTTGGATCCTGCGAG TACACTATGGAGCGGGGCATCGTGCACGCCTGCCATGCCGGAGGCATCGTCCATTGCCTGGAAGGTTGGACGCATCATGAGGTCGGAGCCATTGACGTTGACCGCATCGATGTGGTGTGGAACGCCGCATTGAAGCATGGCCTGCAACCAGTTTGA